The genomic window ATTTAATTCAACTGTATCAATACCGACATGGATCAAAATTTCTCCGCCAGTATCTGTTGTCAAACCATAAGCATGTTGCGATTCATAAACAACTGTCAATTCACCATCAGCCGGTGCATATATAACCCCCTCCGACGGTTTGATTGCTACTCCTTTTCCCATCATTTCTTGAGAAAACACAGGGTCATTTACTGCTTGCAGAGGTACAATCTCACCAGAAACAGGAGCTACGATGACCTCTTCGACTACTTGTTCATTTTCTTTGGTAACAGTCGGTTTATCAGTTGCTGTTTCCTGTTCTTCATCAGCAAACAGATATGTGTGTTTTTTTCCATAAAAATACGTCGTAGTAAAACCAACAAGTAAACTAATTAGGATTCCCACCATAAAAAAAGGAATTTGATTAGGTGTAATTGAAATAAATCCGATGACACTGGCAGGACCTAATGCAATAGCCAGTACATGGAAAAACCCGATGAACATGGAAGAAACACCTGCTGCAATCATTCCACAAATAAAAGGAAACTTTAATTTAAGATTGACACCAAAAATTGCTGGTTCTGTAATTCCTAATAAAGCTGAGATACTAGCTGAAGTAGCTAAACTTTTTTGCTTTGCATTTTTAGTCAATAACATGATTGCAAGCGTTGCTGCACCTTGCCCCACATTCGCCATTGAAGCAACTGGGAAAATAAACGTTCCCCCCGTGCGAGCCACATCAGCCAATAAAGATGTTTCAATCGCTGGAAAACTTTGATGAAGACCAGTGATCACTATTGGTGAATAGAATAAACCAAAAATGCCTAAGCCAACTGCCCCAGTTGTTTGGTACAACCAACTCAATCCTGCTGTTAAGCTATCTCCAACTGTTTGCATCACTGGACCAACCACAACAAATGTCAAAAAACCGGTAATAATAATGGCTAGCATCGGTGTAAATGTATAATCAAATGCGTTAAGTAACCGTTTATGGAAAAATTTTTCTAAAGTTGCTAAAATCCACGAAACTGCTAAAACCGGTAAAACTGATCCTTGATACCCTGCTTGAGCAATGTTTAATCCAAAAATATTCCAATACGGCATTGTTCCTTCTGCCACAGCATTTGCTACACTGTATCCGTTAACTAGTTCTGGCATGACCATTGCCATTGCCATCGCTGCCCCTAAATAAGGATTACCGCCAAATCTTCGGGTCGCTGAAAAACCCACTAAGATTGGGAGAAATGCGAATGGTGCAGAAGCTAATAAATTAATAATACCAGTCACATCTTTCAATCCGGGATAAAGCTCAATGACTGATTGAGGACCAAATAAATCTTGTGCAGTCAAAACATTATTGATTGCCATTAGTAACCCGCCAGCAACTAAAGCAGGAACAATTGGGACGAAAATATCCGATAATACTTTGATCAAAGCCATGAAAGGATTTGTTTTCTGTCCTGATTGTGCTACCGCTTTCAAATCAGCAGTCGAAGCCTCTTTTGTACCTGTCAGCTGTATCAGCTCATCATAAACATTGTTCACATCACCTGCACCTATAATAATTTGAAATTGATGATTCGCTTCAAAGGTTCCCTTTACTTCATCAATAGCATCCAATGCCTTTTGATTTACTTTTGTTTGATCTTTTAATACTAAACGCAAACGTGTTGCACAATGTGCTGCTGCTTGAATATTGTTTTCTCCGAGTGCATCAACAATTTCTTTTGCTACTTTTTTATAATCCATTTTTATCCTCCCTTGTATGATCTAAAAATAAAATCTTTTTTGTAACCGCTTTTTATAGGAAGAGTATGTCACGACTTACGAAAAATGTCAAACGTTTATCAATTTTATTTTTCTTTTTTGCTTTAATATAAATAATAAATTGGAATATAAATAATCAAAAATGATATACGTTTGACATTTCAGGCATTTGGGGCTATCCTATGAAAGAATACGTTTACAAGGAGTTGTACTTATGAATAACAATTTTAATTGGACACGTCAACTACGTTATCAAGCTTATGAAGCATGGCCTCAAGATTATCAAACAATATTAAAGGAACAAACAGCTCGTTCTCCTTGGCGTTTGGATTACCACATTCAACCACCTACTGGTCTATTGAATGATCCAAATGGCTTTTCTTTCTTTAATGGCAAATGGCACTTATTTTACCAAACTTACCCGATGGGAGCAGTTCATGGCTTAAAGTCTTGGTATCACTTGACTTCTGAAAATTTAGTAGACTGGCATGAAGAAGGATTGAAGCTTCTGCCAAGTACTCCATTTGATAGTCATGGCGTCTATTCCGGTTCAGCACTTCCGGTTAACGACAAATTATTTTTGGCCTATACAGGAAATGTCCGTGATGAAAATTGGACACGCACTTCGTATCAGTTAGGGGCATGGATGCAACCTGATGGAGAAATCGTAAAATTAACCAACCCGCTGATTTCTGAGCCACCTTTCGGCTATACACAAGAATTTCGAGATCCTCAAGTGATTTTTTTTAAAAATGAATATTTGTTATTGATAGGTGCACAAAATCAAAACGAACAAGGAGAAATTTTAGTTTATCGTAGTCCTGATTTAGACACTTGGTCTTACGCAGGTCCTTTACAGTTTACTCAACAATCAATGGGATTTATGATTGAGTGCCCGAATTTAGTATTCATTGCCGGAAAACCACTATTACTCTTTTGCCCACAAGGCTTAGTACATTCTAGTTTGGACTATCAAAATATTTATCCGAATACTTACGTCATTGGAGAAGCCTATGACATTGAAACGAATCAGCTAACGCGACCTTCAGACCTTAAAAATCTTGACGAAGGCTTTGATCTTTATGCTACTCAAGCATTCAACGCTCCTGATGGTCGTGCCTTGGCTATTAGTTGGATTGGGTTACCTGAAATCAATTATCCGACTGACTCATTCGGTTGGGCCCATTGTCTTAGCATCGTTAAAGAGTTGACAATTGAACATGGGATTCTTCATCAAAGACCCGTCAAAGAAATGAAGCAATTACGCATTGATTCGCCGGTTTTCTTAAACCAATCAACCTCAAAGATTGACGCTGGACAGAATCGCTACGAACTCAATTTAGATTTTAAAGAGAACCAAACTGGAGAGATTTATTTGTGCAGTGATTCTACGCAAAATAACGGTTTTATCCTCTCTTTCGATCGCAGTCATGGTAAAATGAAAATAGATCGTAGCTTATCAGGAGAAGTATTTGCAGAAGACTTTGGTGTGACAAGGGAATTTACAATTACGCAAGAACCTTTGTCTTTACAAATCTTTGTCGATACTTCCGTAGTCGAAATCTTTGTCAATGACGGTAAACAAACGGCTAGTGCCCGCATTTTCCCTTCAAGTGAACAAACCACACTCTGGATTGAATGTGATGAAGCCTTCTCAGGGTCGCTTTGGAAGTTACGTAAAATGAATGAATAGAGGATAAGTTAAATGGTTGTTAAATTAACCGATGTAGCCAAAAAGGCTGGAGTCTCGCCGACCACTGTATCACGTGTCATCAATAACTACGGCTCATTGAGCCAAAAAACAATCGATAAAGTGAATCAAGCAATGAAAGAATTGAATTATCAACCCAATTCGTTGGCTCGCTCTCTTCAAGGAAAAAACACCCAATTGATTGGCTTGATTTTTCCTACAGTCGCTAACCCTTTCTTTGGTGAATTAGTCGAACAATTAGAAAGTAAGCTATTTGACCTAGGATATCGTTCAATACTATGTGATAGTGCAAACAATAAAGAAAAAGAACGGAACTACCTCAATATGTTAGCTGCAAATAAAGTCGATGGTATCCTTGCTGGAGCACATAATCTGGGGATCCAAGAATACGAAAATATCGAACTGCCCATCGTCTCCTTCGACCGCTATTTGGCAGAAGGAATTCCAATTATCAGTAGTGACAATTTACGTGGTGGGTACTTAGCTACTGAAAACCTTTATTTAAAAGGCGCTAGAAACATTGCCATCCTAACTGGCTCACAAGAATCAAATTCGCCTA from Enterococcus sp. DIV1094 includes these protein-coding regions:
- a CDS encoding LacI family DNA-binding transcriptional regulator, whose protein sequence is MVVKLTDVAKKAGVSPTTVSRVINNYGSLSQKTIDKVNQAMKELNYQPNSLARSLQGKNTQLIGLIFPTVANPFFGELVEQLESKLFDLGYRSILCDSANNKEKERNYLNMLAANKVDGILAGAHNLGIQEYENIELPIVSFDRYLAEGIPIISSDNLRGGYLATENLYLKGARNIAILTGSQESNSPTNQRLNGYLAFMEEFQLEPHVFHFHSTARSTALKNLEIKRVLEMETIDALFCTDDLTAILAYNLCQELHIKIPEEIKIIGYDGTKMIQNYFPQLSTIAQPITDIADILVDLLLQRIQDPEKALESNYVLPVKLIQGSTT
- a CDS encoding sucrose-specific PTS transporter subunit IIBC — protein: MDYKKVAKEIVDALGENNIQAAAHCATRLRLVLKDQTKVNQKALDAIDEVKGTFEANHQFQIIIGAGDVNNVYDELIQLTGTKEASTADLKAVAQSGQKTNPFMALIKVLSDIFVPIVPALVAGGLLMAINNVLTAQDLFGPQSVIELYPGLKDVTGIINLLASAPFAFLPILVGFSATRRFGGNPYLGAAMAMAMVMPELVNGYSVANAVAEGTMPYWNIFGLNIAQAGYQGSVLPVLAVSWILATLEKFFHKRLLNAFDYTFTPMLAIIITGFLTFVVVGPVMQTVGDSLTAGLSWLYQTTGAVGLGIFGLFYSPIVITGLHQSFPAIETSLLADVARTGGTFIFPVASMANVGQGAATLAIMLLTKNAKQKSLATSASISALLGITEPAIFGVNLKLKFPFICGMIAAGVSSMFIGFFHVLAIALGPASVIGFISITPNQIPFFMVGILISLLVGFTTTYFYGKKHTYLFADEEQETATDKPTVTKENEQVVEEVIVAPVSGEIVPLQAVNDPVFSQEMMGKGVAIKPSEGVIYAPADGELTVVYESQHAYGLTTDTGGEILIHVGIDTVELNGQGFSTEFQVGDKVKKGQVLGRFDRQKIKQAGYDDTVMVIITNSLSYESITPIAEGTVDSKERLLMLSPKVVVD
- a CDS encoding sucrose-6-phosphate hydrolase; translation: MNNNFNWTRQLRYQAYEAWPQDYQTILKEQTARSPWRLDYHIQPPTGLLNDPNGFSFFNGKWHLFYQTYPMGAVHGLKSWYHLTSENLVDWHEEGLKLLPSTPFDSHGVYSGSALPVNDKLFLAYTGNVRDENWTRTSYQLGAWMQPDGEIVKLTNPLISEPPFGYTQEFRDPQVIFFKNEYLLLIGAQNQNEQGEILVYRSPDLDTWSYAGPLQFTQQSMGFMIECPNLVFIAGKPLLLFCPQGLVHSSLDYQNIYPNTYVIGEAYDIETNQLTRPSDLKNLDEGFDLYATQAFNAPDGRALAISWIGLPEINYPTDSFGWAHCLSIVKELTIEHGILHQRPVKEMKQLRIDSPVFLNQSTSKIDAGQNRYELNLDFKENQTGEIYLCSDSTQNNGFILSFDRSHGKMKIDRSLSGEVFAEDFGVTREFTITQEPLSLQIFVDTSVVEIFVNDGKQTASARIFPSSEQTTLWIECDEAFSGSLWKLRKMNE